One Pelotomaculum isophthalicicum JI genomic region harbors:
- the cas4 gene encoding CRISPR-associated protein Cas4 translates to MEEKELHVSGTLVWYYNICPREVWLISHQITPDQDDSNVSLGRFIQDYSYPRERKELSVGHSKMDVFKVDNGKLIIGEVKKTSKYRQSARMQLAFYLEELKQRGVDARGELRFPREKLREEVILDEDMEKELDRTRREILHILYLPQPPPPAKIKFCKKCAYAEFCWS, encoded by the coding sequence GTGGAAGAAAAAGAATTACACGTAAGCGGAACCCTTGTATGGTATTACAATATCTGTCCGCGGGAAGTTTGGCTAATCAGCCACCAAATAACACCCGATCAGGACGACTCCAATGTCTCCCTTGGACGTTTTATCCAGGACTATTCATACCCCAGGGAACGTAAAGAACTTTCCGTAGGGCATAGCAAAATGGATGTATTTAAGGTGGATAACGGCAAATTAATTATTGGGGAGGTTAAAAAAACCTCTAAGTACCGTCAAAGCGCGCGGATGCAGCTGGCTTTTTATCTTGAAGAACTGAAGCAACGTGGTGTAGACGCCAGAGGTGAATTACGTTTTCCCCGTGAAAAATTACGAGAAGAAGTTATTCTGGACGAAGATATGGAGAAAGAACTGGATCGTACCAGGCGGGAGATATTGCATATCCTCTATCTGCCCCAACCCCCACCACCTGCTAAAATTAAGTTCTGTAAAAAATGCGCTTATGCAGAATTTTGCTGGTCATGA
- the cas3 gene encoding CRISPR-associated helicase Cas3', translating into MKQYFAHYDKDRNIKQLLKEHLSSVSASALLQVPPNLRFKKISITTVRDIVFWLGYCHDLGKYTDYFQDYLLRSINSHLKNHAHISACFLYMLLLDRLSDLQDGTQKRIIAFLAYLCARLHHGALNLDGLFKTSQENEMRLLLQAFENNLAAKAVDILKDSELSNSITPDQFKNYLHIDRLLAERKHFIFMPQYFSSGRASEDQWFLFTIYLFSLLIDSDKLDSGGLKPGGVKSIFYGCVSDYLDRKPIRKPNESLTVRREKARRTMLGVIDGLSNDDIKNVRFFTLTAPTGIGKTLSSLQCALRLQERIKEIENYTPRIITAIPFINIIEQTKKEYENVFNNKLRLVVHHRLGDFSVKAGSNEETPIDKALLEVESWEGDIILTTFVQLFQSIFTGQNRLLKKINKLAGSIVILDEAQAIPEKYMPLIGAVLQKISTYWGTRFILMTATQPKILDFGNLLLNDKKNPEKQVISLLPDYPEYFKDLKRTKFIPLLDRKLDTKEFISLFQEKGDVKKSTLVVVNTIKRSVEIYREIKKILKNNGCEVPVYYLSTNIIPKKRSEVIAQVKTLLDNEQPVILVSTQTIEAGVDLDFYMAFRDFAPLDSLIQTAGRVNREGKKGEYLPVYIVQLESDNHYVYTLMHRKSTQDLIKNKGVIIEPQFGRLAEEYYALALKRGVSDISRELWQEGILKLNFEKMEEFMLIENSEEVVDVFVEDGSPQAAFLADAYEELLRNKEYFNCDLTQVFERSIIPEYNQKLSVFERKALVRLVLTKLNDYVIQVRTSRLKKNRPIEFSSRGGVPSSMYWIPPGQLYDFYDKDTGFISETGDAFIL; encoded by the coding sequence GTGAAACAGTACTTTGCCCATTATGATAAAGATAGAAACATCAAGCAATTATTAAAAGAGCATTTAAGTTCTGTATCAGCTTCGGCTCTGCTGCAGGTACCACCAAATTTAAGATTTAAAAAAATTTCAATCACAACAGTGAGGGATATAGTTTTCTGGCTAGGCTACTGCCATGATCTTGGTAAATATACTGATTATTTTCAGGATTATTTGCTGAGGAGCATTAATTCTCATTTAAAGAACCACGCGCATATATCAGCATGTTTTTTGTATATGCTTTTATTGGATCGACTGAGTGATTTGCAAGATGGTACACAAAAAAGAATTATTGCGTTTCTAGCGTATCTATGCGCCCGACTACATCACGGCGCACTAAACCTGGACGGTCTGTTTAAAACCTCACAGGAAAATGAAATGAGACTATTATTACAAGCATTTGAAAACAACCTTGCTGCAAAAGCAGTAGATATTCTTAAAGACAGTGAACTGTCAAACAGTATTACACCAGATCAATTTAAAAATTATTTGCATATTGATCGACTATTGGCAGAAAGAAAACACTTTATATTCATGCCTCAATATTTTAGCAGCGGCCGGGCAAGTGAGGACCAGTGGTTTCTTTTCACGATTTATTTATTCTCACTGCTGATTGACTCCGATAAGCTTGATTCCGGTGGATTAAAGCCCGGAGGAGTAAAAAGCATTTTTTACGGATGTGTCAGTGATTACCTCGACCGAAAACCTATACGCAAACCGAATGAATCCCTAACAGTTCGCAGGGAAAAAGCCCGCAGGACAATGCTGGGTGTAATAGACGGCCTAAGCAACGACGATATCAAAAATGTCCGCTTCTTTACCCTCACGGCCCCAACGGGAATAGGCAAAACACTATCTTCCTTGCAGTGTGCACTCCGCTTACAAGAAAGGATAAAAGAAATTGAAAATTATACTCCTCGCATCATTACTGCAATTCCATTTATTAACATAATAGAACAAACCAAAAAGGAGTATGAAAATGTATTCAATAATAAGCTTCGCCTGGTAGTCCACCACCGTCTAGGGGACTTTTCAGTAAAAGCAGGTTCAAATGAAGAAACACCTATTGACAAAGCCCTATTAGAAGTTGAATCGTGGGAAGGAGATATTATTTTAACAACTTTCGTTCAGCTTTTCCAGTCTATCTTTACCGGTCAAAACCGTTTGTTAAAAAAGATTAATAAACTGGCGGGGAGCATCGTTATACTTGACGAGGCACAGGCCATCCCCGAAAAGTATATGCCTTTAATTGGAGCAGTATTGCAAAAAATAAGCACATATTGGGGTACTCGGTTTATATTAATGACAGCAACACAGCCTAAAATTTTAGACTTTGGAAATTTATTACTAAACGATAAGAAAAACCCTGAAAAACAAGTAATATCTCTTTTGCCGGACTACCCGGAGTACTTTAAAGACCTGAAAAGAACCAAATTTATCCCCTTGCTGGATAGGAAATTGGATACTAAAGAATTCATCTCACTATTTCAGGAAAAAGGGGATGTTAAAAAATCCACTTTGGTTGTAGTTAACACAATTAAGCGCAGTGTTGAAATTTATCGTGAGATTAAAAAAATACTTAAGAATAATGGATGTGAAGTCCCTGTCTATTACCTTTCCACAAATATTATCCCTAAAAAAAGAAGTGAAGTTATTGCCCAGGTTAAAACCCTCCTTGACAATGAACAGCCCGTTATTCTGGTTTCCACGCAAACAATTGAAGCCGGTGTTGATTTGGATTTTTATATGGCTTTTCGAGACTTTGCCCCTCTAGATTCTTTGATTCAAACAGCCGGGCGGGTTAACCGGGAGGGGAAAAAAGGTGAATATCTGCCTGTATACATAGTTCAATTAGAATCGGATAACCACTACGTTTATACATTAATGCACCGTAAATCCACGCAGGATTTAATCAAGAATAAGGGGGTAATCATAGAGCCTCAGTTCGGCAGACTTGCTGAGGAATACTATGCTTTAGCGCTGAAGAGAGGCGTTTCGGATATTTCGAGAGAACTCTGGCAGGAAGGCATTCTTAAACTAAACTTTGAAAAGATGGAAGAGTTTATGCTAATTGAAAATTCCGAAGAGGTCGTTGACGTTTTTGTTGAGGACGGCAGTCCGCAGGCCGCTTTTTTAGCCGATGCTTACGAGGAATTGCTGAGAAATAAGGAATATTTCAATTGTGACTTGACACAGGTTTTTGAGCGGTCTATTATCCCGGAGTATAATCAAAAGCTTAGTGTTTTTGAAAGAAAAGCGCTGGTGCGTTTGGTATTAACCAAACTAAATGATTATGTCATTCAGGTCAGGACTTCAAGACTGAAAAAAAATAGGCCCATTGAGTTTTCATCGCGTGGCGGTGTGCCTTCCTCCATGTATTGGATTCCTCCCGGCCAACTTTATGATTTTTATGATAAAGATACTGGGTTTATCAGTGAAACAGGAGACGCATTTATCTTATGA
- the cas1b gene encoding type I-B CRISPR-associated endonuclease Cas1b, which translates to MKKTLYIFSSGELVRKDNTLCFENEEAKKFIPVEDTGEIMIFGEVTVNKKLLEFLSQREIVLHFFSHHGYYMGSFYPREHLNSGYVTLKQAEHYLDENKRLTIAREIVLGAVKNIRQVLKYYQGRGKNVTEVLQSVEKLLETVNDCPDIPSLMAIEGNIRDYYYKAFDEIIEDPDFIFQVRSRRPPKNYLNTLISFGNSLLYTICLSEIYKTHMDPRIGYLHATNFRRFTLNLDLSEVFKPIIIDRIIFTLVGKKMVTKKDFDRDTEGIMLKEKAKKCFVEELDNKLKTTISHREIGHPVSYRRLIRLELYKIEKHLIGEKDYKAFVARW; encoded by the coding sequence ATAAAAAAAACGCTTTATATATTCTCCAGCGGGGAACTGGTACGGAAAGATAATACACTATGCTTTGAAAACGAAGAGGCCAAAAAGTTCATACCAGTGGAGGACACTGGAGAAATAATGATATTCGGGGAGGTTACCGTTAATAAAAAGTTGCTTGAATTCCTTTCCCAGAGGGAAATAGTCCTCCATTTTTTCAGTCACCATGGCTATTACATGGGCTCCTTTTATCCCCGGGAACATCTAAACTCTGGCTACGTTACCTTAAAGCAAGCTGAGCACTACCTGGACGAGAACAAACGCCTTACCATTGCCCGGGAAATAGTTCTTGGTGCAGTTAAAAACATCCGCCAAGTTCTGAAATATTACCAAGGCCGGGGGAAAAATGTAACCGAAGTTCTTCAATCTGTGGAAAAACTCTTGGAAACGGTTAACGATTGCCCGGATATACCATCTTTGATGGCCATCGAGGGTAACATCCGTGACTATTATTATAAGGCCTTTGACGAAATAATCGAAGATCCTGATTTTATTTTCCAAGTGCGCAGCAGACGTCCACCCAAGAATTATCTCAATACGCTAATTAGTTTCGGCAATTCTTTGCTATATACCATATGCCTCAGTGAAATTTATAAAACACATATGGATCCACGCATCGGCTACCTGCACGCCACCAACTTTCGCCGGTTTACCTTAAATTTGGACCTTTCAGAAGTCTTCAAGCCGATAATTATTGATCGTATTATTTTCACTTTGGTAGGCAAAAAAATGGTTACCAAAAAAGATTTTGACCGGGATACTGAAGGTATAATGCTAAAAGAAAAAGCTAAAAAGTGCTTTGTGGAAGAATTAGATAATAAGCTTAAAACCACAATTAGCCACAGGGAGATCGGCCATCCCGTCTCTTACCGGAGGCTGATTCGACTGGAGCTTTATAAAATTGAAAAACACCTGATAGGCGAAAAGGATTACAAGGCGTTTGTAGCCAGGTGGTAA
- a CDS encoding exoribonuclease R, which translates to MLTEIKFTNARKTFTDIYDNVWHRHLPVIINRHQNEEVLLLRRELQQDILKAYHLKPEILPEKDGSVTVALNEIDIAVNEPTLKKAIDELIKEMKIYAQDYIDRSQLFLNAPNRKGHFPYILRVLLCDNDQEIKSLLEL; encoded by the coding sequence ATGCTTACAGAGATAAAATTTACGAATGCACGTAAAACTTTTACCGATATTTATGATAATGTCTGGCACCGGCATCTCCCCGTTATTATTAATCGCCATCAAAACGAAGAGGTCTTATTGCTTAGGCGAGAATTACAACAGGATATACTAAAGGCTTACCATCTAAAACCGGAGATTTTACCGGAAAAAGATGGTTCTGTAACAGTTGCTTTAAATGAAATTGATATTGCCGTTAATGAACCGACCCTAAAAAAGGCTATTGATGAACTTATTAAAGAGATGAAAATATACGCACAAGATTATATTGACAGGAGTCAACTTTTTTTGAACGCTCCAAACCGTAAGGGGCATTTCCCTTATATACTACGAGTGTTGCTTTGCGACAATGACCAGGAAATTAAATCCCTCCTGGAGTTGTAA
- a CDS encoding CRISPR-associated protein: MFLNQNSDFLFGFQASMTNCNGDPDQENKPRMDYETSTLLVSDARRKRDIRDFLKNKGYSVFVDTLADKKVPMDVMFEHVRDYWLANNSQMEKLLNENSYLAEKWKLLYGEAKDNFKDIYHKKNDGIKKKAKKDLNESEKIFLKGLPEFNNLFLTEIIKRSLIDIRLFGSAMAVEGVSRTYTGPVQITWGYSLHPVELVKSNTITSIMNEDSSTFGKKHKLYYALVAHYGTINKYSARLTGMTENDQDLLRKCLVQGLMSNQTDSKQGQEPLFYLEIVYRPDFDGYLGDLRRFLKVGYDEDKPIRKLEDLKVDFNKLTSAVQEMKDKGYVEKMLGWLHPSYIKSNQLINMPEFDPVDLWAPIKARE, translated from the coding sequence ATGTTTTTAAACCAAAATAGTGATTTCTTATTCGGCTTTCAGGCCAGTATGACTAATTGTAACGGAGATCCTGACCAGGAAAACAAACCCAGGATGGATTACGAAACGTCCACTTTACTGGTTAGCGATGCCAGGAGGAAAAGAGATATACGAGACTTTCTAAAAAACAAAGGTTATTCAGTATTCGTCGATACCCTGGCCGATAAAAAGGTTCCTATGGATGTAATGTTTGAACATGTCCGGGATTATTGGCTGGCAAATAATAGTCAAATGGAAAAACTTCTTAATGAAAACTCTTATCTCGCTGAAAAATGGAAGCTATTGTACGGGGAAGCAAAAGATAACTTCAAAGATATATATCATAAAAAAAATGATGGAATAAAGAAAAAGGCGAAAAAAGACTTGAACGAATCCGAAAAAATTTTTCTAAAGGGATTACCCGAATTTAATAACCTTTTTTTGACTGAAATAATTAAACGTTCACTTATTGATATTCGCCTGTTTGGAAGCGCAATGGCAGTGGAAGGTGTAAGCCGCACTTATACAGGGCCGGTACAAATCACCTGGGGCTACTCTTTACACCCGGTGGAACTGGTTAAATCAAATACAATCACATCCATTATGAATGAGGACAGCTCCACATTCGGCAAAAAGCATAAATTATACTATGCCCTGGTCGCTCATTATGGCACTATAAATAAATATAGCGCCAGGTTAACAGGAATGACCGAAAATGATCAGGACTTGTTGCGCAAATGCCTTGTTCAGGGCTTAATGAGTAACCAAACGGACAGTAAGCAGGGGCAGGAACCCTTATTCTATTTGGAAATTGTTTACAGGCCGGATTTTGATGGTTATTTGGGAGATTTGCGGCGCTTTTTAAAGGTTGGTTATGATGAGGACAAACCCATCCGAAAACTGGAAGATTTAAAGGTCGATTTTAATAAGCTAACCAGCGCTGTGCAAGAAATGAAGGATAAAGGTTATGTAGAAAAAATGCTGGGCTGGCTCCATCCATCTTATATAAAAAGTAACCAGCTAATAAATATGCCTGAGTTTGATCCGGTCGATTTATGGGCGCCTATTAAAGCGAGGGAATAA
- the cas5 gene encoding CRISPR-associated protein Cas5, whose product MKIISFHLRGKMAHFRRFYSNSSSLSYTIPPRTTITGIVAGLLGRERDDYYLDFSLDRCRIAVSSRAPIKKCMQKLNLLKVESLNDLNGSSGYHSQTATELIIPLNIRTGIIDYQIWLHHLDGAIMNELEEILVVESPGYKSLGISLGLGTAYNLGWLECGKVMEGEEKKESNNQSVVSAIPTRKLHGFLIEQISAGGYRLIKEEIPLEYDHERRITERGLGNMVINLNPNPVPVKVDSYVVTDQGEIITWME is encoded by the coding sequence ATGAAAATTATTTCATTTCACCTGAGAGGGAAAATGGCTCATTTTAGGAGGTTCTATTCAAACTCATCTTCTTTATCCTACACGATTCCCCCCAGGACCACTATTACTGGCATTGTGGCAGGTCTTTTAGGTCGGGAGCGGGATGATTACTACCTGGATTTTTCCTTGGACAGGTGCCGTATCGCTGTGTCTTCCCGTGCCCCAATCAAAAAGTGCATGCAAAAATTAAACTTGTTGAAAGTGGAAAGTCTGAATGACCTCAACGGTTCTTCGGGGTATCACAGCCAAACGGCCACAGAGTTGATCATACCATTGAATATTCGCACCGGAATAATTGATTACCAAATATGGTTGCACCATCTTGACGGAGCCATTATGAACGAGTTGGAAGAAATCTTAGTTGTAGAAAGTCCCGGTTATAAAAGTTTGGGTATTTCTTTGGGCCTGGGTACTGCTTATAACCTGGGATGGCTGGAGTGTGGCAAAGTCATGGAAGGAGAAGAGAAAAAAGAGAGCAATAATCAGTCGGTCGTTTCAGCTATACCGACAAGAAAATTGCACGGCTTCTTAATAGAACAAATAAGTGCTGGTGGATATAGGTTAATCAAGGAAGAGATCCCGCTGGAGTATGACCATGAAAGACGTATTACTGAAAGAGGACTGGGAAACATGGTGATCAACTTAAACCCTAATCCAGTACCTGTCAAGGTGGATTCATATGTTGTAACGGATCAGGGCGAGATCATTACCTGGATGGAATAA